One window from the genome of Streptomyces sp. NBC_01476 encodes:
- a CDS encoding rhomboid family intramembrane serine protease — translation MDQQPVCCYRHPDRETGIRCTRCNRPICPECMVSAFVGFQCRECAGQASAPHTRPRTVAGGTVAADPFLITKILIGLNIAVFVLELAMGDRLVERLGLYAICGNDITGQHVCIGVAQGPDQWYRVLTSAFVHENSGAPLHIAFNMLSLWWIGAPLERLLGRSRYLALYFVSAIAGSAAVLLLAPDSLTIGASGAIWGLFGATAVFVRRLRYDMRPILFLLALNIVISFTWSGVSWQAHVGGLIGGTLVALGLAYAPRERRDQVQWGTTAAVLVASLAVTAVAVAQVTS, via the coding sequence ATGGACCAGCAGCCGGTCTGCTGCTATCGGCACCCGGACCGGGAGACGGGCATACGCTGCACCCGGTGCAACCGGCCGATCTGCCCGGAGTGCATGGTCAGCGCCTTTGTCGGCTTCCAGTGCCGGGAGTGCGCCGGGCAGGCATCGGCCCCGCACACCCGGCCCCGCACGGTGGCCGGCGGCACAGTGGCGGCGGACCCGTTCCTGATCACGAAGATCCTGATCGGCCTGAACATCGCGGTGTTCGTGCTGGAACTGGCGATGGGCGACCGGCTGGTCGAGCGGCTGGGGCTCTACGCGATCTGCGGCAACGACATCACCGGGCAGCACGTCTGCATCGGCGTCGCCCAGGGCCCCGACCAGTGGTATCGCGTGCTGACCTCGGCGTTCGTGCACGAGAACTCGGGGGCGCCGCTGCACATCGCCTTCAACATGCTGTCCCTGTGGTGGATCGGCGCCCCGCTGGAACGGCTGCTGGGCCGCAGCCGCTATCTGGCGCTGTACTTCGTCTCGGCGATCGCGGGCAGCGCGGCGGTCCTGCTGCTGGCTCCGGACTCGCTGACCATCGGCGCCTCGGGCGCGATCTGGGGCCTCTTCGGCGCGACCGCGGTCTTCGTGCGCCGGCTGCGCTACGACATGCGGCCGATCCTCTTCCTGTTGGCGCTGAACATCGTCATCAGTTTCACCTGGAGCGGTGTGAGCTGGCAGGCACACGTCGGCGGGCTGATCGGCGGCACCCTGGTCGCGCTCGGGCTGGCGTACGCGCCCCGTGAGCGGCGCGATCAGGTGCAGTGGGGGACGACCGCCGCGGTGCTGGTCGCGTCGCTGGCCGTCACCGCGGTCGCTGTGGCACAGGTCACGTCCTAG
- a CDS encoding DUF5324 family protein yields MTRIESVRHAADVTKDSVRHAAEVAAPYASTAKDGAVHYGKQAGALGRQAGAMAKQSYDEKLADRIEHVVVQVREQAAAAVPPKAANAVETAAKRTKKGAKAAAEYTAPRVGTAVAATRAVAGPAKEEVVLRGGAALAALRGSVSAADIDRLVRRRIRRQRTGRAFRGLVIVGLAGGAAYAAFKWWSKQSNPDWLVEPTDATESLDADHAGLGGAGTLTVVDPLEETLADESGTSLNGSASQVDRVDGHGLDPEVEAKQADAEKPDEDR; encoded by the coding sequence GTGACCCGCATCGAAAGCGTGCGCCACGCGGCTGACGTGACCAAGGACAGCGTGCGGCACGCCGCGGAGGTGGCGGCACCGTACGCGAGCACGGCGAAGGACGGTGCCGTGCACTACGGCAAGCAGGCCGGCGCACTTGGCCGGCAGGCCGGCGCGATGGCGAAGCAGAGTTACGACGAGAAGCTGGCCGACCGGATCGAGCACGTGGTCGTCCAGGTACGCGAGCAGGCGGCTGCGGCCGTCCCGCCGAAGGCGGCGAACGCGGTGGAGACCGCCGCCAAGCGGACGAAGAAGGGCGCGAAGGCCGCCGCCGAGTACACCGCACCGAGGGTCGGCACCGCTGTCGCCGCCACTCGGGCGGTGGCCGGCCCGGCCAAGGAAGAAGTGGTGCTGCGCGGTGGCGCCGCACTGGCGGCGCTGCGCGGTTCGGTGTCCGCGGCGGACATCGACCGGCTGGTGCGGCGCCGGATCCGCCGGCAGCGGACCGGCCGGGCCTTCCGGGGCCTGGTCATCGTCGGACTGGCCGGCGGCGCCGCGTACGCGGCGTTCAAGTGGTGGAGCAAGCAGTCCAACCCGGACTGGCTGGTGGAGCCGACCGATGCGACGGAGTCCCTGGACGCCGATCACGCGGGCCTCGGTGGCGCCGGCACGCTGACCGTGGTCGACCCGCTGGAGGAGACGCTGGCCGACGAGAGCGGTACCTCGCTCAACGGGTCGGCGTCGCAGGTGGACCGGGTGGACGGTCACGGCCTCGACCCGGAGGTGGAGGCGAAGCAGGCCGACGCCGAGAAGCCGGACGAGGACCGCTGA
- a CDS encoding aminodeoxychorismate/anthranilate synthase component II, translating to MSARILVVDNYDSFVFNLVQYLYQLGAECEVLRNDEVSLSHAQDGFDGVLLSPGPGTPEEAGVCVDMVRHCAETDVPVFGVCLGVQSMAVAYGGVVGRAPELLHGKTSAVMHEGTGVFAGLPSPFTATRYHSLAVERDTLPDELQVTAWTENGIIMGLRHRDVAVEGVQFHPESVLTEWGHLMLANWLAECGDPGAVDRSRGLAPVVGAGGRSGRAGA from the coding sequence ATGAGCGCACGCATCCTGGTTGTCGACAACTACGACAGCTTCGTCTTCAACCTGGTCCAGTACCTCTACCAGCTCGGCGCCGAGTGCGAAGTGCTGCGCAATGACGAGGTGTCACTGTCCCACGCCCAGGACGGCTTTGACGGGGTGCTGCTCTCCCCCGGCCCCGGCACCCCCGAGGAGGCCGGGGTCTGCGTCGACATGGTGCGGCACTGCGCGGAAACCGACGTGCCCGTCTTCGGCGTCTGCCTCGGTGTGCAGTCGATGGCGGTGGCGTACGGAGGAGTGGTCGGACGCGCTCCTGAGTTGCTGCACGGCAAGACATCGGCGGTAATGCATGAGGGAACCGGAGTCTTCGCCGGGCTCCCGTCGCCGTTCACCGCCACCCGCTACCACTCGCTGGCCGTCGAACGGGACACCCTGCCGGATGAGTTGCAGGTCACCGCGTGGACGGAGAACGGGATCATCATGGGACTGCGGCACCGGGACGTCGCCGTCGAAGGCGTGCAGTTCCATCCCGAGTCGGTGCTCACCGAATGGGGGCACCTGATGCTCGCCAACTGGCTGGCGGAATGCGGTGACCCCGGGGCGGTGGACCGCTCCCGCGGGCTCGCCCCGGTGGTCGGGGCGGGCGGCCGCTCAGGGAGGGCCG
- a CDS encoding peptidylprolyl isomerase: MAEQLYATLRTTHGDIVIRLLPNHTPKTVENFVGLAEGTREWIDPRTGNPSHEKLYDGTVFHRVISGFMIQGGDPLGNGTGGPGYKFNDEFHPDLAFDRPYLLAMANSGPNSNGSQFFITVAPTTWLSRKHTIFGEVADDASKKAVDGIIGAPTNPRTDRPLEDVVINSVVVEKRAG, encoded by the coding sequence GTGGCCGAGCAGCTCTACGCCACCTTGAGGACCACCCACGGCGACATCGTGATCCGGCTGCTGCCGAACCACACTCCGAAGACCGTGGAGAACTTCGTGGGGCTCGCCGAGGGCACCCGCGAGTGGATCGACCCGCGCACCGGCAACCCGTCGCACGAGAAGCTCTACGACGGCACCGTGTTCCACCGTGTGATCTCCGGTTTCATGATCCAGGGCGGCGACCCGCTGGGGAACGGCACCGGGGGTCCTGGGTACAAGTTCAACGACGAGTTCCACCCCGACCTGGCCTTCGACCGCCCCTACCTGCTGGCCATGGCGAACTCAGGGCCGAACAGCAACGGCTCCCAGTTCTTCATCACGGTGGCACCGACGACCTGGCTGTCCCGCAAGCACACCATCTTCGGTGAGGTCGCGGACGACGCCAGCAAGAAGGCGGTGGACGGCATCATCGGTGCGCCGACCAACCCGCGCACCGACCGCCCGCTGGAGGACGTGGTGATCAACTCGGTCGTGGTGGAGAAGCGCGCCGGCTGA
- a CDS encoding DUF881 domain-containing protein has translation MTEPGGTSPTPSSSRPVHRTVALRVLSAGVFALAGLIFWMSFDTAKGVDIRSDDPLPKLSDNVRGKSGQNEKLEKQVAGVRQDVDRLTRQGSGLPPAERKRLDDLAAAAGTDPLTGSGVRVTLNDAPPNATALVPGVPDPQPNDLVIHQQDLQAVVNALWRGGAQGIQIMDQRLISTSAVRCVGNTLILQGRVYSPPYRITAVGDRGRLRQALTDSPAIQNYLQYVQAYGLGWNVADPGRVTLPGYAGSVDLHYATPVTPR, from the coding sequence GTGACCGAGCCCGGTGGCACCTCCCCCACCCCTTCTTCCTCCCGGCCTGTCCACCGCACCGTAGCGCTGCGAGTGCTCAGCGCGGGAGTCTTCGCGCTGGCCGGCCTGATCTTCTGGATGAGTTTCGACACCGCCAAGGGCGTGGACATCCGCAGCGACGACCCGCTGCCGAAGCTCTCCGACAACGTCCGCGGCAAGAGCGGCCAGAACGAGAAGCTGGAGAAGCAGGTCGCCGGGGTCCGCCAGGACGTCGACCGGCTCACCCGGCAAGGCAGCGGCCTGCCGCCTGCCGAGCGCAAGCGCCTGGACGACCTCGCCGCGGCGGCCGGCACCGACCCGCTGACCGGCTCCGGCGTACGGGTCACCCTCAACGACGCCCCGCCCAACGCCACCGCGCTGGTCCCCGGCGTCCCCGACCCGCAGCCCAACGACCTGGTCATCCATCAGCAGGACCTGCAGGCCGTGGTGAACGCGCTCTGGCGGGGCGGCGCCCAGGGCATCCAGATCATGGACCAGCGGCTCATCTCCACCAGCGCGGTCCGCTGCGTCGGCAACACCCTGATCCTCCAGGGCCGCGTCTACTCCCCGCCCTACCGGATCACCGCTGTGGGTGACCGGGGAAGACTGCGCCAGGCGCTCACCGACAGCCCCGCGATCCAGAACTATCTCCAGTACGTGCAGGCGTACGGCCTCGGCTGGAACGTGGCCGACCCCGGCCGGGTCACCTTGCCGGGCTACGCCGGCTCGGTCGATCTGCACTATGCGACACCTGTGACCCCGCGATGA
- the crgA gene encoding cell division protein CrgA — MPKSRIRKKADFTPPPAKTATAIKFGNRSGWVAPLMLAFFIVGLAWIVLFYVTQGSLPVDALGNWNIVVGFGFIAGGFVVSTQWK, encoded by the coding sequence GTGCCGAAGTCACGGATCCGCAAGAAGGCCGACTTCACCCCGCCGCCCGCCAAGACGGCCACCGCCATAAAGTTCGGCAACCGCAGCGGGTGGGTCGCACCCCTGATGCTGGCGTTCTTCATCGTCGGTCTGGCCTGGATCGTGCTGTTCTACGTGACCCAGGGCAGCCTGCCGGTCGACGCCCTCGGCAACTGGAACATCGTGGTCGGCTTCGGCTTCATCGCGGGCGGGTTCGTCGTCTCCACGCAGTGGAAGTAG